One Dictyoglomus thermophilum H-6-12 DNA window includes the following coding sequences:
- a CDS encoding RrF2 family transcriptional regulator has translation MFRVSAKLEYGLRAMIYLGENYPHEKVTLSQISQKENISREFLAQLMSDLRRANLIESYKGITGGYTLTKPPKEITLKEIFEALEGPIQIIDCIHLENKCERENTCYSKSVWRFIEKKIIDLLGKLTLEDLINGTIRKEEVLTL, from the coding sequence ATGTTTCGAGTATCTGCCAAATTGGAATACGGATTAAGAGCTATGATATACTTGGGGGAAAATTACCCCCATGAGAAGGTTACCCTTTCTCAAATATCCCAAAAAGAAAATATATCAAGAGAATTTCTTGCTCAACTAATGTCTGACTTAAGGAGAGCAAATCTCATAGAAAGTTACAAAGGTATCACAGGAGGTTATACTTTAACTAAACCCCCAAAAGAGATTACTCTAAAAGAGATTTTTGAGGCATTAGAAGGGCCTATTCAAATTATTGATTGTATTCATTTAGAAAATAAGTGTGAAAGAGAAAACACTTGTTATTCAAAAAGCGTATGGAGATTTATAGAGAAAAAGATCATAGATCTTTTAGGAAAATTAACCCTAGAAGATCTTATTAATGGAACAATTAGAAAGGAGGAAGTTTTGACACTATGA
- the sufC gene encoding Fe-S cluster assembly ATPase SufC produces MKETIGKEMLRLENLKVEVKDEVILENINLSLNEGVHVLLGPNGTGKSTLLGAIMGLSKYKTSGKIWFYNEDITDLTPDQRFKKGIFLAYQLPPAVRGVRLKDILKKILNIDPKKNLPEEVYTYLRELDLDESFLEREINYGFSGGERKKSEILQLLLAKPKLAMLDEPDSGVDIDSLKLIGEALRKISKESNLLIVTHNLKVLDYVNPNSVIVLLDGKYIYKDGIEIIHQIEERGYEYVRRLAYAQNLS; encoded by the coding sequence ATGAAAGAAACAATTGGAAAGGAAATGTTAAGATTAGAAAATTTGAAAGTCGAGGTAAAAGATGAAGTAATTCTTGAAAATATAAATCTGTCTCTAAATGAAGGAGTTCATGTACTTCTTGGGCCTAATGGTACAGGAAAATCTACCTTATTAGGGGCAATAATGGGACTTTCCAAATATAAGACTTCTGGCAAAATATGGTTCTACAATGAAGATATAACTGACTTAACTCCAGATCAGAGATTTAAAAAAGGAATATTCCTCGCCTATCAACTACCCCCAGCTGTGAGAGGAGTTAGGCTTAAGGATATCCTTAAGAAAATATTGAATATTGATCCCAAGAAGAATTTACCTGAGGAAGTATATACATATTTAAGAGAATTAGACCTTGATGAAAGTTTTCTTGAAAGAGAAATTAACTATGGCTTCTCGGGAGGCGAAAGAAAAAAGAGTGAAATTCTTCAACTTTTATTGGCAAAACCAAAACTTGCCATGCTTGATGAACCTGATTCTGGAGTAGATATAGACTCTTTAAAACTCATTGGTGAAGCTCTAAGAAAGATTTCAAAAGAAAGTAACCTGTTAATCGTTACCCACAACTTAAAAGTGCTCGATTATGTAAATCCTAATTCTGTCATCGTCCTCTTAGATGGTAAATATATTTATAAAGATGGTATTGAAATAATTCATCAAATTGAAGAAAGAGGATACGAATATGTAAGGAGGTTGGCATATGCTCAAAACTTATCTTAA
- a CDS encoding Hsp20/alpha crystallin family protein, producing the protein MERRIYMRGNNPFESHIFRIVDCFYREGSRFSMQWGAWVPRVDVYETDDKIVVLVEIAGVKKEDIDLTFHEGKLILRGTRQEHYSSDPAIYYQMEINFGPFERIIPLPTDVDAEKAEAVYKDGFLEIILPKK; encoded by the coding sequence ATGGAGAGAAGAATATACATGCGAGGGAATAACCCCTTTGAAAGTCATATATTTAGAATAGTAGATTGCTTCTATCGAGAAGGTTCAAGATTCTCCATGCAATGGGGAGCATGGGTACCTAGAGTAGATGTATATGAAACCGATGATAAAATTGTGGTATTAGTAGAAATAGCAGGAGTAAAAAAAGAGGATATAGATTTGACATTCCATGAAGGTAAATTAATACTAAGAGGAACAAGACAAGAACATTATAGTTCAGACCCCGCAATCTACTACCAAATGGAGATAAACTTTGGACCCTTTGAGAGGATAATACCACTACCTACCGATGTGGATGCTGAAAAAGCAGAGGCGGTGTATAAAGATGGCTTTTTGGAGATTATTCTTCCTAAAAAGTAA
- the rsmG gene encoding 16S rRNA (guanine(527)-N(7))-methyltransferase RsmG — protein sequence MEENFKRILREKVSELNLSLDPLQEEKFYLYYMALKEWNRKINLTSLEGEEEIILKHFVDSLSCIIPIRNENIERIIDIGTGAGFPGIPIKIYDEKYKLTLLESQKKKILFLEELIKILELSDVEIVWDRAENLGKDPRYREQFDLALARGVAKPNIVLEYALPFVKTGGIFLGQATPNNLSEWENAQKVVGILGGKTEEKIEINFDNITRIFLKIRKINNTPEKYPRRPGIPEKRPLLP from the coding sequence ATGGAAGAAAACTTTAAAAGGATCCTTAGAGAAAAGGTTAGTGAACTAAATTTAAGTCTTGATCCCCTTCAAGAGGAGAAGTTTTATTTATACTATATGGCATTAAAAGAGTGGAATAGGAAAATAAATCTTACTTCTCTTGAAGGGGAAGAGGAGATTATTTTAAAACATTTTGTTGATTCCCTATCATGTATAATACCCATAAGGAATGAAAATATAGAAAGAATAATAGACATCGGTACAGGAGCGGGCTTTCCGGGCATACCAATTAAAATCTATGATGAGAAATATAAATTAACCCTTTTAGAATCTCAAAAGAAAAAGATCCTATTTTTAGAAGAACTTATAAAAATACTGGAACTTTCGGATGTCGAAATTGTATGGGATAGAGCTGAAAATTTAGGAAAAGATCCAAGATATAGAGAACAATTCGATTTAGCCCTTGCAAGAGGAGTTGCTAAGCCTAATATAGTTTTGGAATATGCCCTACCCTTTGTAAAGACTGGAGGAATATTCTTAGGACAAGCAACACCCAATAACCTTTCAGAGTGGGAAAACGCGCAAAAGGTAGTTGGGATATTAGGAGGAAAAACCGAAGAAAAAATTGAGATAAATTTCGATAACATTACAAGAATTTTCCTAAAGATAAGAAAAATTAATAATACTCCGGAAAAATATCCTCGAAGGCCAGGTATACCAGAAAAAAGACCTCTTCTTCCTTAA
- a CDS encoding ArsR/SmtB family transcription factor gives METKDKERLSIEECEALSDIFKSLSSYVRIHILCALSDGEKSAGEIAKLINASFANTSQNLKDLYNLGLLKKRRVGQFVYYSLADDSVLELLELVRRIRFKSKKA, from the coding sequence ATGGAGACTAAAGACAAAGAGAGGCTTTCAATTGAAGAATGTGAGGCTTTATCAGATATCTTTAAATCTCTCTCAAGTTATGTAAGAATTCATATACTCTGTGCCCTTTCCGATGGAGAAAAAAGTGCAGGAGAGATAGCCAAACTTATAAATGCATCCTTTGCAAATACATCTCAAAACTTGAAAGATCTTTATAACTTAGGACTTCTTAAGAAAAGGCGTGTAGGCCAATTTGTTTATTACTCTTTAGCAGATGACTCAGTTCTTGAACTCTTAGAGCTGGTAAGAAGAATTAGGTTCAAATCCAAGAAAGCTTAA
- a CDS encoding SufB/SufD family protein — translation MLKTYLKELREKALKAKDKPALLGPDIDLEPYMKTISDIKINDLEELPEEIKENILYSGITPSEEERAGTYFQINHSVVYEKLKETYKGKLEIMSIQEALEKYDWLEDYYGRLVKPDTDKYTAWAELLPTGGYFIRVFANQKVEYPVQSCLYIKEGNISQNVHNIIIVEENAEVFVTTGCLTHLKNQPGIHIGISEFFVKKGGKLYFTMIHNWSEEFHVRPRTAVLVEENGVFINNYVSLKPVKSIQSYPTVYVKENAIARLYSIIYGRKDSYIDLGGRIIFEGENSKGEIVSRIIADDSSQIYSRGELIGKAKGSKGFLDCRGIILNKNAKIVAIPILDAQHPESELSHEAAIGPINEEEIEYLTTRGFDKDEAMSTITRGFLNLEIPGLPKVAKEQISNTVAQLEKAGL, via the coding sequence ATGCTCAAAACTTATCTTAAAGAATTAAGAGAAAAAGCCTTAAAAGCAAAAGATAAACCAGCATTATTGGGTCCTGACATAGATTTAGAGCCCTATATGAAGACTATATCTGACATTAAGATTAATGATTTGGAGGAACTTCCTGAAGAAATAAAAGAGAATATTCTTTACTCAGGAATAACTCCTTCCGAAGAAGAAAGAGCAGGAACATATTTTCAAATAAACCACAGTGTAGTTTACGAAAAATTAAAGGAAACCTATAAAGGTAAATTAGAGATAATGTCGATTCAAGAAGCCCTTGAAAAATACGATTGGTTAGAGGACTATTACGGAAGACTTGTAAAGCCTGATACTGATAAATACACAGCATGGGCAGAACTTCTTCCTACAGGAGGTTATTTCATAAGGGTATTTGCCAATCAAAAGGTAGAATATCCTGTGCAATCTTGCTTATACATCAAAGAAGGGAATATAAGCCAAAATGTACATAACATAATAATTGTTGAGGAAAATGCGGAAGTTTTTGTAACCACAGGGTGTTTAACTCATTTGAAAAATCAACCTGGTATTCACATAGGTATTTCAGAATTTTTCGTTAAGAAAGGTGGTAAACTATACTTTACTATGATCCATAATTGGTCAGAGGAATTCCATGTAAGGCCTAGAACCGCTGTACTTGTAGAGGAAAATGGAGTATTTATAAATAACTATGTAAGCTTAAAACCAGTTAAATCTATCCAAAGTTATCCAACGGTATACGTAAAAGAAAATGCTATAGCAAGACTTTATAGTATCATATACGGAAGAAAAGATTCCTATATTGATCTTGGTGGAAGAATAATATTTGAAGGAGAAAACTCAAAGGGAGAAATAGTTTCAAGAATAATTGCTGATGATTCATCTCAAATCTACAGTAGGGGCGAGCTGATAGGTAAAGCAAAAGGATCCAAAGGCTTTTTAGATTGTAGAGGAATAATTTTAAACAAAAATGCAAAAATAGTAGCTATACCTATACTTGACGCTCAGCATCCTGAAAGTGAGCTTTCTCACGAAGCAGCCATAGGTCCTATAAATGAAGAGGAGATAGAATATTTAACTACACGTGGTTTTGACAAAGATGAGGCAATGTCTACCATAACTCGCGGTTTCCTGAACCTTGAAATACCAGGACTTCCAAAAGTTGCAAAAGAACAAATTAGTAATACAGTAGCACAATTAGAAAAGGCTGGGCTATAA
- a CDS encoding GNAT family N-acetyltransferase — protein MSVEIKEVKTEQEKKDFIMFPFELYKNDPLWVPPLISEMKRIVNGPGSLLFQSGPHTFFNAYENGKIIGRIAVGIDEKMNKIRNKTEGYVTLFESINNKEVAFSLLDTAQNWLRERKMTKMIGPVSPTNGDDYRGMLVENFEDPPVIYTTYNPPYYVDFFKDYGFVPEHTFVAFKYDLKKLPLDDSIKVIEYAKKKYNFYTRKADYSKVVEEAKILQKILERSLIPLEYDYLLPPTEEEMISLAKDLVKFIPAEFVQIAFSEETPIGFAVAMPDYNQVLKRLNGRLFPLGWLKFLWYKNKINRARVFLLFVVPEFQSKGVPAALFIELLRYARDKGYVFAEGSTININNNKMCREAEGVGGVLYKKFVIFKKEIIN, from the coding sequence ATGTCCGTAGAAATAAAAGAGGTAAAAACTGAGCAAGAAAAGAAAGACTTTATAATGTTTCCTTTTGAACTCTATAAAAACGATCCATTGTGGGTTCCGCCTCTAATCTCAGAGATGAAGAGAATCGTAAATGGACCAGGAAGCTTACTATTCCAATCGGGTCCTCATACTTTTTTCAATGCTTATGAAAATGGAAAAATTATAGGAAGAATAGCTGTAGGAATAGATGAAAAAATGAACAAAATAAGAAATAAAACCGAAGGATATGTTACTTTATTTGAGAGTATTAATAATAAAGAAGTAGCCTTTTCTCTTTTGGATACTGCACAAAACTGGCTCAGAGAAAGAAAAATGACAAAAATGATAGGTCCTGTTTCTCCAACAAATGGTGATGACTACAGAGGAATGTTAGTGGAAAATTTCGAAGATCCACCTGTAATATACACTACCTATAATCCACCTTACTATGTCGACTTTTTTAAAGACTATGGTTTTGTGCCAGAACACACTTTTGTAGCCTTCAAATATGATCTCAAAAAATTACCATTAGATGACTCCATTAAAGTAATTGAATATGCCAAAAAGAAATATAACTTCTATACGAGAAAAGCAGACTACTCTAAGGTAGTCGAGGAGGCAAAAATCCTTCAAAAAATATTGGAAAGATCTCTTATACCCTTAGAGTATGACTATCTTCTTCCTCCCACAGAGGAAGAAATGATTTCCTTAGCAAAAGACTTAGTCAAATTTATACCAGCAGAATTTGTACAGATTGCCTTTTCTGAGGAAACCCCTATCGGCTTTGCAGTAGCAATGCCTGATTACAATCAAGTACTTAAAAGGCTTAATGGGAGACTCTTCCCCTTAGGTTGGCTTAAATTTCTATGGTATAAAAATAAAATAAATAGAGCGAGAGTATTTCTACTTTTTGTAGTACCTGAATTTCAATCAAAGGGAGTCCCTGCCGCACTATTCATTGAATTATTAAGATATGCTAGGGATAAAGGCTATGTTTTCGCAGAAGGTTCAACCATTAATATCAACAATAATAAAATGTGTCGTGAGGCTGAAGGAGTAGGAGGAGTACTTTACAAAAAATTTGTAATATTTAAAAAAGAAATTATAAACTAA
- the dnaN gene encoding DNA polymerase III subunit beta — translation MKFITQQEDLYKSLQFVKSAVATKTTIPILTYVYMKAENDTLYLQGNNLEVGLALSMPVIVEEPGEVCLPASLFIDVIGKLPEVTLEVYVNERNRAIIHAGYSDIEIQGESPEEFPKVEVGNITEYHASLDRILFAKAIKQTIFAAAEDEIKQVLTGVLFEGKDGKLNMVAVDGHRLALKTLEIDKDFPSIIVPAKSLKEWQKIITKALEDRVNIAALDNQVVFNCGEIYFISRLLQGQFPAYDKIIPTEFTASFKANRKDFLDILERMEVFAEIDQTNTVKISLSSEEVVISTLPSERGFAKEVLPAEVNIDGNLEIGFNVEYLMDPLDNADWDEIVMKFTSDLGPALITSPEDENYTYILMPVRL, via the coding sequence ATGAAGTTTATTACTCAACAAGAAGATTTATATAAGTCATTGCAATTTGTTAAAAGTGCGGTTGCTACAAAGACTACTATACCTATTCTGACTTATGTCTATATGAAGGCAGAGAATGATACTTTATATCTCCAAGGTAATAATTTAGAGGTTGGTCTTGCCTTAAGTATGCCTGTGATTGTGGAAGAGCCAGGAGAAGTTTGTCTTCCAGCAAGCTTATTTATAGATGTAATAGGTAAACTTCCCGAAGTAACCTTAGAGGTTTATGTGAACGAAAGAAATAGAGCGATTATTCATGCTGGCTATTCGGATATAGAAATTCAAGGAGAAAGTCCAGAGGAATTCCCAAAAGTTGAAGTTGGTAATATTACTGAATACCATGCAAGTCTTGATAGAATTTTGTTTGCAAAGGCTATAAAACAAACTATCTTTGCAGCAGCAGAGGATGAGATAAAACAGGTTCTTACAGGAGTGCTCTTTGAGGGAAAAGATGGGAAATTGAATATGGTTGCAGTAGATGGTCATAGATTAGCTCTTAAAACCTTAGAGATAGATAAAGATTTTCCTTCCATTATTGTTCCAGCTAAAAGTTTAAAGGAATGGCAAAAAATAATTACAAAAGCATTGGAAGATAGGGTAAATATAGCTGCCTTGGATAACCAGGTAGTTTTTAATTGTGGAGAGATTTACTTTATATCAAGACTTCTTCAAGGGCAGTTTCCAGCCTATGATAAGATAATTCCAACGGAATTTACAGCTTCTTTTAAGGCAAATAGGAAGGATTTTCTTGATATTTTAGAGAGAATGGAGGTATTTGCTGAGATAGATCAAACAAATACAGTTAAAATTAGTCTTTCCTCAGAAGAGGTGGTAATTTCTACTTTGCCCTCAGAGAGAGGCTTTGCTAAAGAGGTATTGCCTGCAGAGGTTAATATAGATGGTAATTTAGAAATAGGTTTTAATGTAGAGTATCTTATGGATCCTTTGGATAATGCTGATTGGGATGAGATAGTTATGAAATTCACTTCGGATCTTGGACCTGCTTTAATTACGTCTCCTGAGGATGAAAATTATACCTATATCTTGATGCCTGTGAGACTATGA